One segment of Manduca sexta isolate Smith_Timp_Sample1 chromosome 27, JHU_Msex_v1.0, whole genome shotgun sequence DNA contains the following:
- the LOC115444850 gene encoding 6-phosphogluconate dehydrogenase, decarboxylating, translated as MAEGKADIALIGLAVMGQNLILNMNDKGFVVCAFNRTVSKVQEFLDNEAKGTKVIGATSLEDMVAKLKKPRKVMLLVKAGFAVDEFVKKLIPLLEKGDIIIDGGNSQYLDTQKWCKELAPTGIYYVGMGVSGGEIGARYGPSLMPGGHEAAWPHIKPIFQAISAKANKEPCCDWVGDDGAGHFVKMVHNGIEYGDMQLICEAYHLMRDVAGLKQEEMAQVFDNWNKGDLDSFLIEITRDILKYKDTDGNYLLPKIKDTAGQKGTGKWTGISALEYGVPVTLIGEAVFARCLSALKDERSKASAILPGPSYKFSGNTKEFLDHLNKALYASKLISYAQGFMLLREAAKVNKWNLNYGSVALMWRGGCIIRSAFLGNIKDAYSKNPQLTNLLLDPYFSERISAAQGSLRQVVAQAALVGVPAPAFAAALSFYDGYRSAVLPANLLQAQRDYFGAHTYELLSKPGEFIHTNWTGLGGNVSASTYNN; from the exons ATGGCTGA GGGAAAAGCTGACATTGCACTCATTGGTCTGGCCGTGATGGGTCAAAACTTAATTCTGAACATGAATGATAAGGGCTTTGTGGTTTGTGCCTTTAACAGAACAGTTTCGAAG gTGCAAGAATTCTTGGACAATGAGGCTAAAGGGACAAAGGTTATAGGCGCAACATCTTTGGAAGATATGGTGGCAAAACTCAAAAAACCTAGAAAAGTAATGCTGCTGGTTAAAg CTGGTTTTGCTGTGGATGAATTTGTGAAAAAATTGATACCACTCCTAGAGAAAGGCGATATCATCATTGATGGTGGTAATTCACAATACTTGGACACGCAAAAGTGGTGCAAGGAATTGGCACCCACCGGGATTTATTATGTTGGCATGGGT gtAAGTGGCGGTGAAATTGGTGCCAGATATGGGCCCTCTCTGATGCCGGGTGGCCACGAAGCTGCATGGCCACATATTAAACCGATATTCCAG GCCATTAGTGCTAAGGCGAATAAAGAGCCGTGCTGTGATTGGGTGGGTGATGATGGCGCTGGTCATTTCGTCAAAATGGTCCACAATGGTATTGAGTATGGAGATATGCAGCTCATTTGCGAAGCTTACCATCTGATGCGAGATGTTGCTG gATTAAAACAAGAAGAGATGGCGCAAGTGTTTGATAATTGGAACAAAGGAGATCTGGATTCATTCCTCATTGAAATCACCAGAGACATTCTCAAATACAAGGACACTGATG GAAATTACCTCTTGCCTAAAATCAAGGATACTGCTGGACAAAAGGGCACCGGGAAATGGACAGGAATCAGTGCTCTGGAATACGGGGTTCCCGTCACTCTAATCGGAGAAGCTGTGTTCGCACGCTGTTTGTCTGCTCTCAAAG ATGAGAGAAGCAAAGCGAGCGCTATACTGCCGGGGCCTTCATACAAATTTTCTGGCAACACAAAGGAATTTTTGGATCATCTGAACAAGGCGCTGTACGCTAGCAAGCTTATATCTTACGCACAAGGATTTATGTTACTTCGTGAAGCCGCCAAG GTGAATAAGTGGAATTTGAACTACGGTAGTGTGGCTTTGATGTGGCGCGGTGGTTGCATCATCAGAAGTGCTTTCCTGGGCAACATCAAG GACGCTTACTCGAAGAACCCTCAGCTAACAAACTTGCTGCTGGATCCTTACTTCAGTGAGCGTATCAGCGCGGCGCAAGGGTCGCTGCGGCAGGTGGTGGCGCAGGCGGCGCTGGTGGGCGTCCCGGCGCCCGCCTTCGCCGCCGCGCTGTCCTTCTATGACGGCTACAGATCCGCCGTACTGCCGGCTAACCTCCTGCAG GCACAACGGGACTATTTCGGCGCCCATACTTATGAGCTGCTAAGCAAGCCCGGCGAATTCATTCACACCAACTGGACTGGCCTCGGAGGTAACGTGTCGGCTTCCACGTACAACAACTAG